The following proteins are co-located in the Shouchella hunanensis genome:
- the dpaA gene encoding dipicolinic acid synthetase subunit A, translating to MLTGIHVVMIGGDARQIEIVRKLSTLDARVSLVGFEQIEAGFIGVSKEELDDIDWKTVEAILLPVGGIGNDGFINSVFSSNKIKLEAKHVKQTSESCTIYTGITSNRLEKMASQAKRDVVVLMNRDDVAIYNSIPTAEGAVMFVIQHTDSTIHGANVAVLGLGRIGMTIASTFKKLGATVSVGDKESASLARAFQLGMKPFHLDDIKQALKQADVVINTVPAKIVTSSVLTEMMQHAFLLDLASKPGGIDHDYAQKRGLKSMIVPGLPGMVAPKTAGKILANVLSDLLLEQTRAQ from the coding sequence ATGCTTACAGGAATTCATGTTGTAATGATCGGTGGCGATGCAAGGCAGATTGAAATTGTTCGGAAACTATCAACATTAGATGCGCGTGTTTCCCTTGTTGGTTTCGAACAAATAGAGGCAGGCTTTATCGGCGTTAGTAAGGAAGAATTGGATGATATTGATTGGAAGACAGTTGAAGCGATCTTGTTACCAGTAGGAGGCATTGGCAATGACGGCTTTATTAATAGCGTGTTCTCCTCCAATAAAATTAAGCTAGAGGCTAAGCATGTAAAGCAAACATCGGAGTCATGCACGATTTATACAGGAATTACGTCTAATCGGTTAGAGAAAATGGCGAGCCAAGCAAAACGAGATGTTGTGGTACTCATGAACAGAGATGATGTGGCGATTTACAATTCCATTCCCACAGCGGAAGGTGCCGTTATGTTTGTTATTCAGCATACCGATTCAACCATTCATGGTGCCAATGTCGCTGTCTTAGGTCTCGGGCGAATTGGGATGACCATTGCTTCTACGTTCAAAAAACTAGGTGCAACCGTTTCTGTAGGTGATAAAGAGTCAGCGTCACTTGCTAGAGCTTTTCAACTGGGGATGAAGCCGTTCCATTTAGATGACATTAAACAGGCGTTAAAACAAGCGGACGTGGTTATCAATACGGTACCAGCAAAAATTGTGACCTCGAGCGTATTAACTGAAATGATGCAGCATGCGTTTCTATTAGATTTAGCGTCAAAACCAGGTGGCATTGATCATGATTATGCTCAAAAGCGTGGGTTGAAATCTATGATTGTTCCAGGCTTACCAGGTATGGTTGCACCAAAAACAGCTGGAAAAATCCTTGCCAATGTTTTAAGTGATTTATTGCTTGAACAAACACGCGCCCAATAA
- the rpsO gene encoding 30S ribosomal protein S15, producing the protein MALTQERKNELIADFKTHDTDTGSPEVQVAILTEQINSLNDHLRTHKKDHHSRRGLLKMVGQRRNLLTYLRKKDVTRYRNLVDKLGLRR; encoded by the coding sequence ATGGCTTTAACACAAGAGCGTAAAAATGAACTAATTGCAGACTTCAAAACACACGACACGGACACTGGTTCTCCAGAAGTTCAAGTGGCGATTTTAACAGAGCAAATTAATTCATTAAACGATCATTTACGTACACACAAGAAAGATCACCACTCACGTCGCGGTCTTTTGAAAATGGTTGGACAACGTCGTAATTTGTTAACGTATTTGCGTAAAAAAGATGTTACGCGTTACCGTAACTTAGTTGACAAACTTGGCTTACGTCGATAA
- a CDS encoding polysaccharide deacetylase family protein produces MKHKVIHVILCSTVVLLALVAIQNPFSNQYVETVKLNASMMVEAVEDPLYEAILEHANKVNIPSINAKMDRVWKAMPGYNGLEVDVEKSYDKMKESGTFNQSMLIFKDAKPEVHLSDLDPAPIYRGVSEKPMTAMLINVAWGNEYIPDMLRTLRQHQVHATFFLDGSWVKKNPQLAMMIKEEGHEIGSHAYSHPQMSKLSVEKIDEELEKTTEVIKATVDETPKWFAPPSGDYNQLVVDRAHAHGMNTIMWTVDTIDWKKPEVHSMVNRVVPKMEAGSMLLMHPTESSSQGLDAMIKGIKEKNLLVGTVSELMSENRLPRNMEVDINGGSSSD; encoded by the coding sequence ATGAAGCACAAAGTTATACATGTTATCCTTTGTTCTACGGTAGTTTTACTAGCTCTTGTTGCAATCCAGAACCCGTTTTCAAATCAATATGTGGAAACGGTTAAATTAAACGCGTCTATGATGGTTGAAGCTGTTGAAGATCCACTCTACGAAGCCATTCTTGAACACGCTAATAAAGTGAATATTCCGTCGATAAATGCGAAAATGGATCGGGTTTGGAAGGCGATGCCTGGATACAATGGACTAGAGGTTGACGTTGAAAAATCCTATGATAAGATGAAAGAATCTGGCACATTTAACCAGTCGATGCTTATTTTTAAAGATGCTAAGCCAGAGGTCCATTTAAGTGATTTAGACCCTGCACCAATTTATCGAGGAGTATCAGAGAAACCAATGACTGCCATGCTCATCAATGTAGCTTGGGGAAATGAGTATATCCCTGATATGCTTCGAACACTTCGTCAGCACCAAGTCCACGCAACGTTCTTTTTAGATGGCTCGTGGGTAAAGAAAAATCCCCAATTAGCCATGATGATTAAAGAAGAGGGACACGAAATTGGGAGTCACGCTTATTCCCACCCGCAAATGAGTAAACTAAGTGTAGAAAAAATAGACGAAGAGTTAGAAAAAACAACAGAAGTAATTAAAGCGACAGTAGACGAAACACCTAAGTGGTTTGCCCCGCCCAGTGGTGATTACAATCAGCTTGTTGTTGATCGTGCCCATGCTCACGGTATGAATACGATTATGTGGACGGTTGATACGATTGATTGGAAGAAGCCTGAGGTTCATTCAATGGTCAATCGAGTTGTTCCGAAAATGGAAGCTGGATCAATGTTACTCATGCATCCAACTGAGTCATCATCACAAGGGCTCGACGCGATGATAAAGGGGATAAAAGAGAAGAATTTACTGGTAGGGACGGTTTCTGAACTGATGAGCGAAAACCGTTTGCCACGAAACATGGAAGTAGACATCAATGGGGGTTCAAGTAGTGATTAA
- a CDS encoding YlmC/YmxH family sporulation protein, whose product MRLSEIANKEIIDFEKGERLGILGQTDVLLDEQSGDIHAFVVPVSKWYQFNRKDKEVTVYWQQIKKIGQDMIIIDTQSLRN is encoded by the coding sequence ATGCGATTAAGCGAAATTGCGAATAAAGAAATTATCGATTTCGAAAAAGGGGAACGGCTTGGCATTTTAGGTCAAACAGATGTATTGTTAGATGAGCAATCAGGTGATATTCATGCTTTTGTTGTTCCGGTCTCCAAATGGTATCAATTCAATCGTAAAGATAAAGAAGTGACGGTTTACTGGCAGCAAATTAAAAAGATAGGCCAAGACATGATTATTATTGACACACAATCGTTAAGAAATTAA
- a CDS encoding M16 family metallopeptidase, producing MINKRELSNGVRIMAEKNNTVRSVAIGIWVKTGSRNEENEQNGISHFIEHMLFKGTKTRSPQEIAEAFDRIGGQVNAFTAKEYTCYYAKVLDEHAHIAVDVLQDMFFHSVFDEQEIEREKNVVLEEIRMVEDTPDDLVHELLSEASFGQSTLANPILGTEETLASFTREQILSYMDNYYVGERVVISVAGHYHEDLLAQLEDTFSAVPSAKKQHQPREAMFIPVQKHLQKETEQAHLCLAYPGLEVGSAQMFNLILLNNALGGSMSSRLFQEIREERGLCYSVFSYHSAYENIGSVTVYAGTQMNQLQALSESMNNVLAQMQAEGLTKKELENGKEQLKGSIMLGLESTSSRMSRNGKNELLLKKHQSLDELLNRINDISLEDVNELAHILFKDAPALSIVSPSETMPDTIFTR from the coding sequence GTGATTAATAAAAGAGAGCTAAGTAACGGTGTACGAATTATGGCTGAAAAAAACAATACAGTCCGTTCAGTAGCGATTGGCATATGGGTTAAAACAGGTTCTCGTAATGAAGAAAATGAACAGAATGGGATTTCTCACTTTATTGAGCACATGTTGTTTAAAGGAACAAAAACGAGATCGCCACAAGAAATAGCGGAAGCTTTTGACCGAATAGGCGGACAAGTAAACGCCTTTACAGCAAAAGAATATACGTGTTATTACGCCAAAGTGCTAGATGAGCATGCCCACATTGCTGTAGATGTATTACAAGATATGTTTTTTCACTCTGTGTTCGATGAGCAAGAAATAGAACGTGAAAAAAATGTCGTGTTAGAAGAAATACGGATGGTAGAAGATACGCCAGATGATCTTGTGCATGAATTGTTGAGTGAAGCATCATTTGGTCAGTCAACTTTAGCCAATCCGATTCTTGGAACAGAAGAAACGCTTGCAAGCTTTACAAGAGAGCAAATTTTATCGTATATGGACAATTATTATGTAGGTGAGCGTGTTGTGATCTCGGTAGCCGGTCATTACCATGAAGACTTGCTAGCGCAATTAGAAGATACGTTTTCAGCTGTCCCTTCTGCTAAAAAGCAACATCAGCCCCGGGAAGCCATGTTTATTCCTGTACAAAAGCATTTGCAAAAAGAAACAGAACAAGCTCACCTTTGCTTAGCCTATCCTGGTCTTGAAGTTGGCTCCGCTCAAATGTTTAATTTAATTTTATTAAATAACGCTTTAGGTGGAAGTATGTCGAGTCGTTTGTTTCAAGAAATAAGGGAAGAGCGCGGGTTATGTTACTCTGTGTTCTCCTATCACTCTGCCTATGAAAACATCGGCTCGGTAACCGTATATGCAGGTACGCAAATGAATCAGCTACAAGCTTTATCTGAATCAATGAACAACGTATTAGCGCAGATGCAAGCAGAGGGTCTAACAAAAAAAGAATTAGAGAATGGAAAAGAACAGCTAAAAGGCAGTATTATGCTAGGGCTAGAAAGTACAAGTAGCCGTATGAGTCGTAATGGGAAAAACGAGCTACTCTTAAAGAAGCACCAAAGTTTAGATGAACTATTAAATCGAATTAACGATATTTCTTTAGAAGATGTGAACGAATTAGCTCATATACTTTTTAAAGATGCACCTGCTTTATCCATTGTGTCACCAAGCGAAACAATGCCAGATACAATCTTTACGAGATAG
- the pnp gene encoding polyribonucleotide nucleotidyltransferase yields MDQERHEFTINWAGRTFSVEVGQLAKQANGAVLVRYGETAVLSTATASKEPKDLPFFPLTVNYEERLYAAGKIPGGFIKREGRPSEQAILTSRLIDRPIRPLFPDGFRNEVQVISIVMSSDQSASSEMAAMIGSSLALSVSDIPFGGPIAGVTVGRINGEFIMNPTPAQLAESDIELIVAGTKEAINMVEAGAKEVPEEVMLEAILAGHENIKEMIAFQEKIVEACGKEKSELKLKTFDAELENALRETVEAQIKEAVRVEEKHARQDAIDAVIKAQVERYEEDETVEVSEVKGILQMFVKEEVRRLITVDKVRPDGRGVDEIRPLDSQIHMLPRTHGSGLFTRGQTQALSICTLGALGDVQILDGLGIEETKRFMHHYNFPQFSVGETGPIRAPGRREIGHGALGERALEQVIPSEQEFPYTIRLVSEVLESNGSTSQASICASTLAMMDAGVPIKAPVAGIAMGLVKQGDHMTVLTDIQGMEDALGDMDFKVAGTATGITALQMDIKISGINREVLEQALDQAKQGRLKILDNMLTAIQEPRKELSDYAPKILTLAINPDKIRDVIGPSGKVINKIIEETNVKIDIEQDGTVYISSLDSEMNRKAKQIIEDLVREVEVGKTYTGKVKRIEKFGAFLEIFKGKDGLLHISQIAEERVNKVEDILKLGDELDVRVTEIDNQGRVNLSRKVLLKEQREKEEKENQTQEEQSNEQEQS; encoded by the coding sequence ATGGATCAAGAACGTCACGAGTTTACAATCAACTGGGCTGGACGTACATTCAGCGTTGAAGTTGGTCAACTCGCAAAACAAGCAAATGGTGCAGTTCTTGTCCGTTATGGTGAGACTGCGGTTTTATCGACAGCAACAGCGTCGAAGGAACCTAAAGATCTACCATTCTTTCCACTAACGGTCAATTATGAAGAACGTTTATATGCAGCAGGAAAAATACCAGGAGGGTTTATTAAACGTGAAGGGCGTCCAAGTGAACAAGCGATTTTAACAAGTCGTTTAATTGATCGTCCGATTCGTCCATTATTCCCTGATGGGTTTCGAAATGAAGTACAAGTCATTAGCATCGTCATGAGTTCTGATCAAAGCGCATCGTCAGAAATGGCTGCAATGATTGGTTCTTCTCTAGCTTTGTCTGTTTCAGATATTCCTTTTGGTGGCCCAATTGCTGGGGTAACGGTAGGTCGTATTAATGGCGAATTTATTATGAACCCTACTCCTGCTCAATTAGCAGAGAGTGATATTGAACTAATTGTTGCTGGTACAAAAGAAGCCATCAATATGGTTGAAGCAGGTGCGAAAGAAGTACCTGAAGAAGTGATGTTAGAAGCAATTCTAGCTGGTCATGAAAATATTAAAGAAATGATTGCGTTCCAAGAAAAAATTGTGGAAGCATGCGGAAAAGAAAAAAGCGAGCTGAAATTAAAAACATTTGATGCTGAGCTGGAAAATGCCCTTAGAGAAACCGTAGAGGCACAAATTAAAGAAGCTGTTCGTGTGGAAGAAAAGCACGCTCGTCAAGATGCGATTGATGCTGTCATCAAAGCACAAGTAGAGCGTTATGAAGAAGACGAAACAGTTGAAGTAAGTGAAGTCAAAGGCATTTTACAAATGTTTGTAAAAGAAGAAGTTCGTCGTCTTATTACCGTTGATAAGGTTCGTCCTGATGGCCGTGGTGTAGACGAAATTCGCCCACTTGATTCACAGATTCATATGCTGCCACGTACACATGGTTCAGGCTTGTTTACACGTGGACAAACTCAAGCGTTAAGTATTTGTACTTTAGGTGCACTAGGAGATGTTCAGATTTTGGACGGCCTTGGCATTGAAGAAACGAAGCGATTTATGCACCATTATAATTTCCCGCAATTTAGCGTTGGTGAAACAGGTCCCATTCGTGCTCCAGGACGTCGTGAAATTGGCCACGGTGCGTTAGGTGAACGAGCGCTTGAGCAAGTTATTCCTTCGGAGCAAGAGTTTCCTTACACGATCCGTCTTGTATCAGAAGTGCTTGAATCAAACGGTTCAACGTCTCAAGCAAGTATTTGTGCGAGTACCCTTGCAATGATGGATGCAGGTGTTCCAATTAAAGCCCCAGTAGCAGGTATTGCAATGGGTCTCGTGAAGCAAGGCGACCATATGACTGTACTGACAGATATCCAAGGGATGGAAGATGCCTTAGGTGACATGGACTTTAAAGTAGCAGGAACAGCGACAGGTATTACTGCGTTGCAAATGGATATTAAAATTTCTGGTATAAACCGAGAAGTACTTGAACAAGCCCTTGATCAAGCAAAACAAGGACGCTTGAAAATTCTTGATAATATGTTGACGGCTATTCAAGAACCGCGTAAAGAACTTTCGGACTATGCGCCGAAAATTTTAACATTAGCCATTAACCCTGATAAGATTCGTGATGTCATTGGACCAAGCGGTAAAGTCATTAACAAGATTATCGAAGAAACAAATGTAAAGATTGACATCGAACAAGATGGCACGGTTTATATTTCTTCCCTTGACTCTGAGATGAACCGAAAAGCAAAACAAATCATTGAAGACCTTGTACGTGAAGTTGAAGTTGGAAAAACGTACACAGGTAAAGTAAAGCGAATTGAAAAATTCGGTGCGTTCCTTGAAATTTTCAAAGGCAAAGATGGTTTACTACACATTTCACAAATTGCGGAAGAACGAGTAAACAAGGTTGAGGACATCTTAAAATTAGGTGATGAGCTTGACGTTCGTGTAACGGAGATTGATAATCAAGGTCGTGTTAACTTGTCTCGCAAAGTTCTTTTAAAGGAACAGCGTGAAAAAGAAGAGAAAGAAAATCAAACGCAAGAAGAACAATCTAACGAACAAGAGCAGTCGTAA